Proteins from a genomic interval of Anaerolineales bacterium:
- the argC gene encoding N-acetyl-gamma-glutamyl-phosphate reductase: FGGSMIKVGVIGATGYTGLELIRLLVHHPQVNLCFATSKSRAGERLPAVFPSAPDVPLIDPAEAPLKDTQVVFLCLPHAESAQVAVQALAAGVRVGDLSADFRLRDAKNYQKWYVVEQPATELQQEAVYGLTEAVRADLPGARLVANPGCYPTSVLLALKPLLDENAIHSTVIVDSKSGVSGAGRKPKLTTQFVEVDGNLSPYNVGRTHRHLPEMEQAAAWWSDDAPALIFSPHLVPAPRGLLSTIYVHLDSNWNEKIVRQLYDRAYGNEAFIHVLSQGETATYAHVNYTNRCAIGLTLTEGVLILTSAIDNLIKGASGQAVQNMNAMFGIDETAGLPD; the protein is encoded by the coding sequence TTTGGAGGATCGATGATCAAAGTCGGCGTAATTGGCGCCACGGGCTACACCGGATTGGAGCTGATCCGGCTGCTCGTCCATCATCCACAGGTAAATCTGTGTTTCGCCACCTCGAAGTCGCGCGCGGGCGAACGTCTTCCAGCGGTGTTCCCTTCCGCACCGGACGTACCGCTGATCGATCCCGCAGAGGCACCTTTGAAAGACACGCAGGTCGTTTTCCTCTGCCTGCCGCACGCCGAATCGGCGCAGGTTGCCGTCCAGGCGCTGGCTGCAGGCGTTCGCGTCGGCGACCTCAGCGCCGACTTCCGCCTGCGTGATGCCAAAAACTACCAGAAATGGTACGTAGTGGAGCAACCCGCTACGGAACTGCAGCAAGAAGCAGTTTACGGGCTGACGGAAGCCGTACGCGCCGATCTGCCGGGTGCGAGGCTGGTCGCCAACCCGGGCTGCTACCCGACCAGCGTGCTGCTGGCGCTCAAGCCGCTGCTCGATGAAAACGCCATCCACAGCACGGTCATCGTCGACTCGAAATCGGGCGTCTCCGGCGCCGGGCGCAAGCCGAAGCTGACGACGCAATTCGTCGAGGTGGACGGCAATCTTTCGCCGTACAACGTCGGCCGCACGCATCGTCACCTTCCCGAGATGGAGCAGGCTGCCGCCTGGTGGTCGGACGACGCGCCGGCGTTGATCTTCTCGCCGCACCTCGTCCCCGCGCCGCGCGGTCTGCTTTCCACGATTTACGTTCATCTCGACTCGAATTGGAACGAGAAGATAGTGCGCCAGCTTTACGATCGGGCCTATGGAAACGAAGCGTTCATTCACGTGTTGTCACAAGGTGAAACTGCGACCTACGCACACGTCAATTACACCAACCGCTGCGCCATCGGCCTGACGCTGACCGAAGGTGTGCTCATCCTCACCTCGGCCATCGACAACCTGATCAAAGGCGCTTCCGGCCAGGCCGTCCAGAACATGAACGCCATGTTCGGCATCGACGAAACTGCCGGATTACCGGACTGA
- the argB gene encoding acetylglutamate kinase, which yields MRVIKIGGNELDKSDFMPNFAQVLRDMDEPTVIVHGGGKAVDELQQRLGQETIKIQGMRRTDSDTLHTALMVLCGLVGKQLAAALLTAGVDAVSLCGVDGGLLRVKKLEIPDGDLGYVGEIISVRADLLMDLLAQGITPVIAPISLGTDGQIYNVNADQAASAIAVALQAEHIDFVSNVPGVMVDGEILACLTRDEAGQLMASGAINGGMVPKVQAALDVSGKGIPNVRIVDLNGLEQDRGTTFTIPDSRSASTTPRNEGAP from the coding sequence ATGCGCGTGATCAAGATCGGCGGAAACGAACTCGACAAATCGGATTTCATGCCCAACTTTGCCCAGGTATTACGCGACATGGACGAGCCCACCGTCATCGTGCACGGCGGCGGCAAGGCGGTGGATGAACTGCAGCAGCGCCTGGGTCAGGAAACGATCAAGATCCAGGGCATGCGCCGCACCGACAGCGATACGCTGCACACGGCTTTGATGGTGCTCTGCGGTCTGGTGGGCAAGCAGCTCGCCGCCGCATTGTTGACCGCCGGAGTCGACGCCGTCAGTCTGTGCGGGGTGGATGGCGGTCTGCTGCGGGTGAAGAAACTGGAGATCCCCGACGGAGACCTGGGCTACGTGGGAGAAATCATCTCCGTGCGCGCCGATTTGTTGATGGACTTGCTGGCGCAGGGCATCACCCCCGTGATCGCCCCAATTTCTCTCGGCACGGACGGACAGATCTACAACGTCAACGCCGACCAGGCGGCGAGCGCCATCGCCGTGGCGCTCCAGGCCGAACACATCGATTTCGTCTCCAACGTACCCGGCGTGATGGTCGATGGGGAAATCCTCGCCTGCCTCACTCGAGACGAAGCCGGGCAGCTTATGGCCAGCGGCGCGATCAACGGCGGCATGGTCCCCAAAGTACAGGCGGCGCTGGACGTATCCGGGAAAGGCATTCCCAACGTGCGCATCGTCGATCTGAACGGACTCGAGCAGGATCGCGGTACGACGTTCACGATCCCGGATTCCCGATCCGCAAGTACGACTCCCAGGAATGAAGGTGCCCCATGA
- a CDS encoding acetylornithine/succinylornithine family transaminase: MKPSEIPQAEARYIVPTYSRPDVVFTHGEGVYLFDSEGNRYLDWVSGIAVTALGHSDPEWVQVVRDQAGKLTHVSNLYHTAPHVELAQRLVESSFADRVYYCNSGAEANEAALKFVRKWAGVHFGASKKHIVAFEHCFHGRTYGALSLTYKAKYRMPFAPLLPDISFIPLNDIEAAQHAIGETTCAVFIEPLQGEGGIHPAEGVFLSELRSLCNTHEALLVFDEVQCGLGRTGYLWAHDAHGVNPDIMTLAKPLAGGLPIGATLVTEEIARAIKVGDHGSTFAAGPLVCRAAQVVFDRISQPEFLQGVRSKGEKIMRQLKEVDSAHILDVRGAGLLIGVEFDQPVKPLIDAARGRGLLVVNAGENVLRICPPLVINNEELEEGLEILGDCIADL, from the coding sequence ATGAAACCAAGTGAGATTCCGCAAGCAGAAGCCCGATATATCGTTCCGACTTACTCCCGACCCGACGTCGTCTTTACCCACGGTGAAGGGGTGTATTTGTTCGACAGCGAAGGGAATCGCTATCTGGATTGGGTCAGTGGAATTGCCGTGACTGCCCTGGGCCACAGCGATCCCGAGTGGGTGCAGGTGGTCCGGGACCAGGCCGGCAAGCTGACCCACGTCAGCAACCTGTACCACACTGCACCCCACGTCGAACTCGCCCAGCGCCTGGTGGAATCGTCCTTCGCCGACCGTGTGTATTACTGCAATTCGGGCGCCGAAGCGAACGAAGCGGCGCTCAAATTTGTCCGCAAATGGGCCGGTGTGCATTTTGGTGCGAGTAAAAAACACATCGTGGCCTTCGAGCACTGCTTTCACGGCCGAACGTACGGTGCACTCTCACTCACCTACAAAGCCAAATACCGCATGCCCTTCGCACCCCTCCTGCCGGACATCAGTTTCATACCGTTGAACGACATCGAGGCCGCCCAGCACGCCATCGGAGAAACGACCTGCGCCGTGTTTATCGAACCCTTGCAAGGTGAAGGCGGTATCCATCCGGCGGAAGGCGTTTTCTTGAGTGAACTGCGATCGCTTTGTAATACCCACGAGGCGCTGCTCGTGTTCGACGAGGTACAGTGTGGGCTGGGCCGCACGGGATACCTTTGGGCGCACGACGCCCACGGCGTAAATCCGGACATCATGACTCTCGCCAAACCACTCGCCGGCGGTTTACCCATCGGCGCCACCTTGGTCACCGAGGAGATCGCCAGAGCGATCAAGGTGGGCGACCACGGCAGCACCTTCGCCGCTGGACCGCTCGTCTGCCGCGCCGCCCAGGTAGTCTTCGACCGCATCTCCCAACCAGAATTCCTGCAGGGAGTACGCAGCAAGGGCGAGAAAATCATGAGGCAATTGAAGGAAGTCGACTCCGCGCACATCCTCGACGTGCGCGGTGCGGGATTGCTGATCGGCGTCGAATTCGACCAACCGGTTAAACCCTTGATCGACGCGGCGCGCGGACGAGGCTTGTTGGTCGTCAACGCAGGAGAAAACGTGCTGCGGATTTGCCCACCGCTGGTCATCAACAACGAGGAACTCGAAGAAGGCCTGGAAATTCTTGGCGACTGCATCGCCGATTTGTGA
- a CDS encoding GNAT family N-acetyltransferase encodes MKKTRPGKLKDVEGIARLVGVHARNGKILPRSPEAIRESIEDWIVINGSESIVACGSLYFYSPHLAEVRSLVVDESTERVGLGSAIVGALIDEALRRGVHTLFALTRVAPFFERLGFTRSDKNWFPEKIWKDCALCSVQDQCDESAVVLHLSDMRPPNHGSSHTKTGGQNAQTKNQ; translated from the coding sequence ATGAAAAAAACCCGACCCGGGAAACTCAAGGACGTGGAGGGGATCGCACGACTGGTTGGCGTTCATGCCCGCAACGGTAAAATTCTGCCGCGCTCGCCGGAAGCCATCCGGGAGAGCATCGAAGATTGGATCGTGATCAACGGCAGTGAATCGATCGTGGCTTGCGGTTCGCTATATTTCTACAGCCCACACCTTGCAGAAGTGCGTTCCCTGGTCGTCGATGAAAGCACGGAAAGAGTAGGACTGGGTTCGGCCATCGTGGGTGCGTTGATCGATGAGGCGCTGCGGCGCGGCGTGCATACCCTGTTTGCGCTGACGCGCGTGGCGCCCTTTTTCGAACGCCTCGGCTTCACCCGCAGCGATAAGAACTGGTTCCCCGAAAAAATCTGGAAGGACTGCGCACTCTGTTCGGTGCAAGACCAATGCGACGAGAGCGCCGTCGTTCTCCACCTGAGTGATATGCGCCCACCCAACCATGGGAGCTCACATACAAAAACTGGAGGTCAAAATGCCCAAACCAAAAATCAATAA